The Syntrophorhabdaceae bacterium genome includes the window CGTGGACCGAGATCCTCAACTCCGCGCGAGAGAGAGTTTCGTAAAACTCACGCATCCGGTCATCGGGGAGTGTAACCACCCGGTCCCACCGGTCAAGCTATCGAAAAGCCCTGCCCAGGTCAAAACATCACCCTGTCTGGGTCAGCACAACGAATACGTGTATCTCGACCTCCTCGGCATACCCGATGAGGAATTTGTGGAACTGCTCAATGACGGAGTTCTGGAGTAGACCGAAGAAACAGGGCGGGCCGAACCGCGCACCACCGCTCAAACGAGGGTCTCTATCATACGGAAAGATACGTGGTTGAGAACATGTGTAAACGAGAGAGCGTCTTGAGCACGAGGAGGAAACATGGGTCCGCTTGAGAAGATGAAAGATCAGTACACACAACGTGACAGCGCAGCAAGGGCATGGAAGAAACAAGGGGGCAAGGTAGTAGGCTACCTCTCCGATGATGCGCCTGATGAGATGATCCTCGCAGCGGGCCTCTTTCCCTTTCGCATGAGCGGAAATCCGGCCGAGGGCACCGAAGAAGTGGACAAATATTCGGAATCCTTTTATGATCCTTCGGTACGGTCCATTCTGAACATGCTGCTCACGGGCAAATATGACTTTCTCGATTTTATCATCATCCCCCATCACAGCGATGCGGTCCTTAAGCTGTACCATCAGCTGTGGTGGATACATCAAGTGAATCCCGCAGTGAACTTTCCTCCTGTTCATGTATTTGACATACTCCACACGCCGTTTCTCACAACGGCCCTCTATGTACGGGAGAGCCTGCTCAATCTTAAGAGTAAGCTTCAGGAATGGTCAGGCAGAAAGATCGACATTAAGGCACTGTCGCGGGCGATAGCAGTGGGAAATGAAAATAAGGCCCTTCTCAAAAAGGTGGCTGAGTTGCGTGTCGCCGAACAACCACGCGTATCAGGGGTCGAAGCCCTCCAGATGATCGGATCTGCGGGCTTCATGCTCAAAGAAGAGCACAACAAACTTCTCAAAGAGTTCCTCGATGGCGCCTCCACACTCCCTGAAAAGGATGGCGTAAGAATATTCATGGAAGGCAGCGATCTCGATAATCCCGAGATCTATAAGCTTGTCGAGTCCTCAGGGGCAGTGATCGTTGCTGAAGACAGCAACTGGGGGAACAGGTATTTCGAGGACCCGGTGGACGAAACGGCTGACCCTATGGAGGCGCTCGCCGACAGATACCATGCACGATCGTCCCGACCGAGAACCCAATCGTCGGCGCAAAAGGTCGCCTACACAGTGCGAAGGGCGCTTGAAGCAAAGGCGCAGGGGGCTATTTTCTATCTCCTGGAATGGGATCCCGCGCCCGCCTGGGATGAGCCCGATCAGATAAAGGCTTTGAAGGCAGAAGGCATTGCCTCGCTCTCATTCGGTCCGCAAAAATATCTGTTGTCCGACTCGGATCAAAAAAACATCAAGGCCGGCATACAAGGATTCATTGAGACGCTAAGAGAGGGACGCAAGGAGGGCCTGAAATGAGCGAACCGAAGAATATAAACGAAGGGCATAGAGCCGGGGCTTACGGAAGTGTAAAACAACTCAAGGTTGCCGCCATCTCTGCCAAATACCAGAAGGACTGGTTCAAATCCATCCAGGAGAGACTGGCTAAAGGAGAGCCTTTCTGTCTCGCCAACGCCGATGCACCCCATGAGATATTCCTGGCCATGGACGACATACCCGTGGTCATGACCCAGTGGTGGTCCGCGATTATCGCCGCCAAGCAGATGGCGGGCTACTATTTCGACGAAATGAATGCCAAGGGATATCCTCGGAACCTCTGTCGCTACTGTGCATTACCCCTTGCCTGCGCCATGGACCACAATCCGGAGCGCGCACCTTGGGGAGGTCTCCCTAACCCCAGCATACTACTGGCCCAGCTATCCTGTGACATACAAACAAAGATTTTTGAGCGGCTGGCCGGCGAGTATAA containing:
- a CDS encoding 2-hydroxyacyl-CoA dehydratase family protein codes for the protein MGPLEKMKDQYTQRDSAARAWKKQGGKVVGYLSDDAPDEMILAAGLFPFRMSGNPAEGTEEVDKYSESFYDPSVRSILNMLLTGKYDFLDFIIIPHHSDAVLKLYHQLWWIHQVNPAVNFPPVHVFDILHTPFLTTALYVRESLLNLKSKLQEWSGRKIDIKALSRAIAVGNENKALLKKVAELRVAEQPRVSGVEALQMIGSAGFMLKEEHNKLLKEFLDGASTLPEKDGVRIFMEGSDLDNPEIYKLVESSGAVIVAEDSNWGNRYFEDPVDETADPMEALADRYHARSSRPRTQSSAQKVAYTVRRALEAKAQGAIFYLLEWDPAPAWDEPDQIKALKAEGIASLSFGPQKYLLSDSDQKNIKAGIQGFIETLREGRKEGLK